Within Exiguobacterium sp. BMC-KP, the genomic segment AGAATCAGTCATTTGATGAGCATATCAGCCATACGAAACAAACTCTATATGATGTTGTCGATCATTCGAATGCGAGCTACTCAGATATCTTAAAGTGGAGCGAAAAAGATGCGACTGCTAGCAATGGATTATCGATGATCCAGACCGTATTAAATTATCAAATGGTTGAAAGTCAGAAATTAGAAGAATTACTCGTCTCAAATAATGATCATCAAACCGCTCAGTTCCCTATCTCATTAGTTTTTTATGAGAGTGATCAATCTAAACTACAGATCGAGTATTCTACCCAGCTATTCAATAAGTACGAGATCGTAAACATGATGGAGTTGTTTTTAGAATGGGGTGCCCGAGTATTAGATGAATCGAATCAAAGCATGATATATCATCCTGTACTGGGACAACAAGAAACAAAATTATTGGTGGAGATGAATAATCCACGTTTCTCGATTAGTAAGAAAGAGATTTCAGACTTCCTCTCAACTATTAGCCTTGATAATCATGATGCTGCAATCGTTTATGAAGGAAGAACAATCAAGTATTCCGAATTGCATGATTCGATTGAACAATTCAATGTGAAACTAATGAAATCAGATGTGGGCAAAGGGGATAAAATTCTCTTCTATGGTTCCCGATCCACTAATCAAATTATTCTTTATTTGACTTGTCTCAAGTATGGATATGTATACGTACCCATTGATCGAAAACATCCGTATGATCGATTGGTTCAAATTATTTCGGAATGTCGACCTCAGTTCATCTTGCATGAGGGCGATTTGGATCTAAAGGATTTGAATCATCTTCTTCGATTTAAAGCAGCTGACATCAATAATAAAGAATTTGAACGCTTTAACGTAGGAGATGCACAAGACGAGAGTTTGGCTTACATCTTATATACATCTGGTACAACAGGTAAGCCAAAAGGAGTGAAAATCTCACGATTTAATTTGAGCAACTTCATGTCCTCTCTTATGAATGACTATGGAATTGAGGGTAAATGGAATGCTGCATTCCTCTCTTCTATTTCCTTTGATGCGAGTATTTTTGAAATGACCTCGAACATCATTAAAGGTAATAAGATTGTGATTTTTGAAGAGGACTATTCTACTTTCACTGACTTTATTTTGAACCATCAAATCAATTATATGGTTATCACTCCATCCTTACTAAATGCCTATGATTTCTCGAAATGTCATTCTTTGAAGATGATTGTGAGCGGTGGAGAGAAATTCAAGAAGAATAGAACACTCCATGAAGATGTTGTTACTCTGAATGGTTATGGACCGACTGAAGCATCAGTTTGTGTATCGTATTCCTCGAAAGAATCAGAGAGTAACATTGGGATTCCCAATTCTAATTCTTGCGTCGTGATTGTAGATGCTTACAAAAATATTTTACCTGATGGAAGCACTGGGGAAATCGCTATCGTCGGTCCTTCAACCTGTGAGTCATACGTGGATCGAGCGGATAACGAAGGACGAATTGAAGATGTACCTTCATCTCTAGCACAGTATGGTCAAAAAATGTATTTGACTGGTGATTTAGGGAGTTTTCAAGAGCATGAACTTCATTACATCGGACGAAATGATCTACAAGTGAAAATAAGAGGGAATCGTGTAGAATTAACAGAAATTTCGTCATCAGCGGTGGGATTTGCGGGCGTAAAGGAAGCCTACACAATCTATTTCAATGAAGAAGGGGGATCGGAACTAGCATTGTATGTTGTTTCTGAACCTAAGCATTCTTTATGGGGTGAAAAGCAACTCATCCAATACTTGAGCACCCAATTGCCTAGCTACATGATTCCGACCAAAATAATGAAGGTCGATAAGATGCCTCTGACCGTCAATGGGAAAGTTGATGAGAAGCAACTCCCGTTACCTGATATGAATCATGATGAAATTGACATAGTAATTGCTCCAAGAAACGAACAAGAAAAAATGATACTTGATATATGGAGTAGTGTATTAAAAACAGAATCAATCGGAATTAATCAGAACTTCTTTGATTTAGGCGGAGATTCGATTAAGAGTATTCAAATCGTTTCGTTACTCAAAGAAAAAGAACTTCATATCTCGAGTCAGGATATTTTAACACTCCAAACCATTGAAAATCTGTCAGATGCAATGACTCTAGATGAACATGGACCAGTGGAGTACGGAGAAAAACTACATCGTTTCAGTATTTCTCCGATTCAAGAATGGTTCTTCAACTTAAACTTGAATAAAGTCAATCATTGGAATCAATCGCAATCGCTTACGCTACCGCGCGTTTCAGAAGAGCAACTGCTGAAGAGCTTCGAGGTCCTTTATGAGCACCATCCTATGCTAAGAAGTAGTTTTGTGCTGACTTCGAGAGAAGTGAAGGTCATGGACGTTGCATCGATCGCTTTAGAAAATCGATTCAAGCGATATTCAGGCATCGATGAAATGAATGCTGATACTGATTCTATGCAAGCTGGACTTAATATCTATACGGGTGAGACTTCTAAAATTTTATACTGCTATGAAAATAATGAGATTCATATTTTTTGGATCATTCATCACTTATTCGTCGATATCCATTCGTGGAGCATCTTAGAAAATGAAATTCGGCAGTTACTCCAAGGGAATGAGATTCAAGGAACAGACCATTCGACGAAACAATCAGTCATAGCAAAACAGCAGCAGTGTTCGATTATGGATGCTTTTGATTTGAATGATGATGCGAATAATCCTCTCTATGATACAAAGCTAAATGGGCAAGAGTTGATTGTAAAAAAACAGACCTTGGATAATGAGACACAACTAACGAGTACGTTCACGACGAGCATCATTCTCCAAACCATTGTGAGATTGACTAATGAGACGTTGAATGTATGGCTTGAACGCAATGCCAGATTTGAAGATACATTGAAAGAGTTCAATCTCAATCACACTGTCGGATGGATGACGGATTTCAAGAGACTCACGCTTCCTCGTCACGCTACGATTAATCAGGTGTTTTTACAACTCAATAATGTAGAGAGTCATTTAAGTAATGTAGACTCTGGTGGTAATTCAGTCTTCGTAAACATAGTCAAATTGGCGGGCAAGAAAAACGACTATCAAGTGGATAGTCTGGATATTGCAAAGGAAAACCTTCAGAAAATGCCTCCGACAATTAATGTAATTGAGTTTGATGACGAGTATAGAATCACACTCCTGAATGTCGCGAGTAGTGATGCTATTTTGAAGGCGTCAAAAGAAGTCATTGACATGGAACTGAACAAGCCTGAATTGATCAATCATTTAAAAATAATAAACAAGCTGAATTTTGAATTGCTTGATTATGAAGAGTTTACAAACTTAGGATCTCATTTGGAGATTGAAGGAGTCCAACCACTATTCCCATTACAAGAGGAAATGATTTATTCAGGGGTCAGTAGTGAAAACAGCTACGTGAATCACTTTGCTTGGACAACGACCGAGAACATAGACTCGGTAGTTTTTAAAATGGAAGGTGTTATCGAAAAATATGAGGCGTTAAGAACAAGGTTTGTCAGAACAGCGAAAAACAATTTCATTCAAGTGATTGATAAAAAAATCACTTCGACGATTCACAAGCATCGAGCACACCCTAGAACCCTTCTTGAAATCGATGCCCTCATTAAAGAAGAATATAAAACATTCAAGTATCAAAGCAATCGCCATTTGTATGGATTCTATTTATTTGAATTAGAAAATGGAGATACACGTGCTGTTTTAATCTTTAACCACATTTTATTCGATGGTTGGAGTATTGGGATTCTCATGAAGGAACTATGGAGAACTGACACGTCACCAATTCTAAAGAGTCGAAGTATAACGAACGATGAGTATTCGAGATGGCTATTAGCACGACGAAAGCACCAGGATACTACATCCTTCGAGAAGCTAAGAGCAATCGACAATCGATTGTTTAGTAAAGACGTACAACTGAGAAATCCAGAAGATATCAACATCGAACTTAGAAAAACCATACCTTATGAGAATTCCGAGTCATTCATGACATTTTGCAAAACTGAACGAGTATCAGTAGCGAATGCCATGGCAACCATCTGGGGAATGCTCATTTCAAAGCTGTCGGGTTCGAAAAACGTTTTATTTGGGTCGGTTAAATCAGGAAGGAATTGTCCTGTTTTCAAAATTGAAGAGCAGGTTGGAATGTTTATTCATACATCACCTACGTATTTAATGATTGATGATCATCAGTCATTTGCCGATCTAATCCATCAAATAGAAGCGTTTAATCGTAATAGTGATAATACGGATACTAGAAAACTGAAGAAGGCAGTCGGATTTGGGGTTAACCAGGACCTATATGAAACTATCTTTATAGTGGACAACTATCCTGAGCCGAATCGGATGGATCATATTAAGGACATCGAAGCAAATGAACAATCAAACTATCCTTTGAGTTTAAGTGTCGCCATGGATGATAAAGTACACTTCAAGATTTCTTACAGTGATCGACTAGTTTCTTCGGATGACATTCATCTTCTATCTTTTTGGATAGAAGAAGTTATGCAATATGTAACGAAATTTGATGGAGATGTATTAGCGAATGAACTACTAGGCTCGCTATCCATAAATCCTTCTATTTTAGAAACTCAGGAGGCTGTTTCCGTGGCTCGAATCGAAGAAATAGAAGAGAAAAATGAAGTAAATGGGACGGCGATTATTGAAAAGAATTCGTTTATCGAAAATGTAAAGCAAATATGGCGTGATGTCTTAGGTCATTCTGATTTTGATGAGCACAGTGATTTTTTTGAGATCGGTGGCAATTCTTTAAAGATGTCTAAAATGCTTTTTATTTTAAAGGAAGATTACGATTACGATTTAAACCCGCTCATGTTTTTCGAAAATCCAACCTTAAAGATCTTCGGTTTCGAGGAGGAACTTGAAAACGAAGAGGAGATTATTCAGAACTATCTCCAAGAGCACCCTGCAGAGAGCGCAAAAGTCTCTACGACGAATCACGTATTAGTGACTGGAGCAACTGGACTCGTAGGAAGTGAGCTTGTTTATCAATTGTTATCAAACGACCATATCGTATATTGCATCGTAAGAGGAATAAACGAGTATGAAGCACACATCAGACTTATGAAACGATTAGAAAGTATTTCTAAAACGGATGTATCGTTAAATCTACACAACTTACGAGTCTTCCGAGGAGATATCCATCAAGAATTTTTAGGGTTAGACGAAGAGACGTACCTTCACTTATCTGGAATCGTGTCAGAGATATATAACTGTGCCGGAAATGTAAATTTCATGGCATCCTTAAAGGATTCTCTTGAGACGAACGTAAAAGGATTACAGATGATCATGAAGTTTTCACAGTTGAACCTTATAAAAAAAGTGAATCATATTTCGACGCTCTCGGTCCTCGGGCATGATCATTATATTATCGAAGATACAGAGTTAGCTCCGATAAGTTACGTAAAAAGTAAAGTTGTCGCTGAAAAATATTTGAGGCAGTATCGAACAACCAGGGATGGGGTTTCCGTACAACGACTAGGACGAATAGCAGGAAATGACAGAACGTATAGCGTTCCTGAAAATGATTTGTTCTGGAGATTAATTGTATCCATCCATCAACTTGGATATTGTCCTAAAGAATTCTTGGAGTTTGAGACGGATTTGACTCCTGTGAACGTCGCTGTAGAGAGAATGATTGCTGAAACGAATAAAAATCATGAGAATCGAGTAATCAATTACTTTTCAGAAAGCTTAGTGACATTTGGACATTGTATTAAACTGTTAGAAGAAATGAGTCAAAAAACAATTGAACTGGTCTCGTACGAGGAATGGATGGATCATGCGGAAAATGACAGTAACTTGAATCAAATCAAAGTCTTGATTCCACTGTTCAGACAAAATGTCTTTTATGAACCTGAAGAAAATACCATCATTTCGGAAAACTCCCCGGACGTACAGTATCAATCAAAAGTCACGCTCAAAAATTCTATTTCTGATGAGGTGATCAAATGTTATCTAAAAGAAGTTCTGAACAAGTATTAATAGATATTCAGTTGATTGCCATTCCATTTGCAGGCGGCTCTTTGAATAGTTACAGTCAGATGAAACAAATTGATGGAGTAACGATAATTAATTATGAGTTGCCTGGAAGAGGAAGACGGTATGAGGATTCTGAGTATACGATGGAAAAAGTTAAAAAAGAAATAATAAAACAAATCGATTTTACTAAGCCGTATATTCTTTTTGGTCACAGCATGGGAGCATTCATTGCTTATGAAACGTGCGCATTAATTGAAGAACTCAATCTGAATAGACCGTACAAAGTAATTTTGAGTGCACAAATTCCTCCGCACTGTGTAGATGATCAATCTTATGATAGAGAAATGGATAATGCTTCAGTTGTGGCGTACTTAAGAAGCATGGGTGGTACTCCCCAAGAAGTATTAGACAGCAAAGAATTGATTGATTATTACGGAAAAATTTTGAAGAACGATCTCACGTTATTACGAAAGTATCTTCATAATGGATGGAGTCCAAAAGTTAAATCTAGCATTGAGATATGGAACGGGATTCATGACAACATGATACCGTTCTCTAAGGTCATGAAATGGAAGGATGTGACACTCTCTGAGTGTCACATCAAATCTTTCGAGGGTGGTCACTTTTTTATCAATGACCTATTGAGCGATCCTTCAGGTTTTAAAAAGGAACTAGTTTGAACGAAACATTCAGCAAAAGGGGATTAGGATATGATAATAGAAAAAGACTATTTAGCTGAGTACAATAATACGATGACTAAATATTTTCCGACCAAAATCCATGAAGTTTTAGCGAATGCCTCAAGAAAATTCGGGGAATATATAGCCATTAAAGATTCAGCAGAACAAATCACCTATAATGAATTGTATTCTCGAGCGTCCTCGCTAGCTCAAAAAATATCAGGAACGAGTCAACCGGTCGCCTTCATGGCTCATCGAGAAATCGAGACCATCATTCAGATGTATGCCATATTGATTTCCGGAAATTATTTTATTCCGATTGATCCGGATAGTCCATCCGCTAAAACGGAACATGTCTTGGAACATGCAAATGTGCGGTATTTGCTAGATGGTCATTCGATGAAAGAACTTCATGCAGATGAAGTGACCGTTCCCTTCCATGAAAAGCTAGAAGCAGGCGATGATATCGCATATGTAATGTTTACTAGCGGCAGTACAGGTGTCCCTAAAGGAGTGGTGGAGAGCCATTACCAAGTCATGAATACATTGTTTGATATGAAGAACAGAATGGAACTAGATACTCAGGATGGGTTTTTATGTCTAGCATCGTTCTGCTTTGATCTATCCATCTTTGATATTTTCGGCGCAGCGCTCTCAGGAGGAACCCTCTATCTTGTAAGAGATCAGCGTGATTTCGATGAGGTCCAGTCGGTCATGGAACATAACAAAATTACAGTGTGGAATTCCGTCCCAAGCGTCATGGAATATTTTTTAAGGGAAGTTGTGCTATCTCAAGATGCAAAGAATAATTTGAAGGTATGCTTAATGAGTGGCGACTTCGTATCAAAAGAAGTTGCCACTCGTGTACTTCAAAATTTTAGTGCTGCCAAGGTGTATAGTTTAGGCGGCGCTACAGAATGTTCGATTTGGTCAATCTTATATGAAATCAATCAAGCGAATATAAATGACTATTCATTCATTCCTTATGGTTATCCCATGAAGAACCAGACCGTGTGGATCCTTACTGATGAGTATACGCTTCAAGAGTTTGGTTCAGAAGGTCAGATTGCAATCGGAGGAAATGGTGTAGCTTTAGGATATTTGAATGATCATAAAAAAACGAAAGAGACCTTTATATACCATGAAACATTAGGATACTTATACCTTACAGGCGATATTGGTCAGTTTGTTTCGCCACATCATGTCAAATTCATCGGGCGACAAGATTCGAGGGCGAAAGTAAATGGGTATAGAGTTAGCCTAAACCAAATCGCGAATCAATTCCAGAAAGTGTTTGACTTTAAAACAAAAGTTCTTTTGATGAAACAAGAGGATAGCAAGGATAAAATCGTATTAGTATATGAAAAAGATGTTCCGCTAGACAATACAGAAATTAAAAATCATTTAAGTGCAAGTCTAGCCCTGTATGAACTGCCTAACGTTATATTCAACATTTCTGAATTTCCTCTGACGAGTAATGGAAAAATCGATTCAAAAAAATTATTAGACTTAGCAGCTGAACGACATGGATTTATGACAGATACAAGTGATTCGGATCATTTAACAGGACTTCCGAGTGAGTTTAGAACGATGTTGATTGACGTACTGTCATTAAATACGATTAGCGAAAAAGACTCATTGTTTGATTTAGGTGTTGACTCTATCCAGTTGGTAAAGATAAAAAATTGGATTGAAGAGAATGAAGGTATAGTATTGAGCTTAGTAGATATTTATACTTTAGATGAAGTTGAGAAAATTGAAGAGAAAATTTACGGTAAATTATTAGCAAAGGATGCTAAACAACATGGATTTTAATTTATTCAAAAATCAGGTGAGATTTAAAATTGCTTTAGAGTTGATCGATATTGAACAAGGTCTATCGATCAGACAATTGAATGAACTATTAAAAGATGTTCCACAGTCTACATTATATCGACAAGTGAATTTTATGATGGACGACAACCTACTTAAGGTGGTCGGATTTCAAAAAGTAGGAAAAGTAGAAGAGAAGTTTTATGCTTTAAATACTGAAGGATATAAAATCAATGAAGAGGATTGGAACTCAGCAACTTATAGTGAAAAAATTGATTTTGTCTCGTTTTACTTCATGTATATCTTACAAAACTACAAAAATTATTATGAGAAAAGTAAGACCGAAGATCAGCAAGATCAATCTACTTTCTCACTAGTGAAGCTAAATTTATCGGATGAATCTTTCAAAGATTTCCAAGGAGAACTAAGTACACTTTTGGAGAAGTATTATAATACTTCGGATGAAGATGACGATAAAGACCGGACGATTTCTGTCGTGATTATCCCTTAGTAAAGGTTTTTCAGCTCTCAACATCTCTTTAGCTGAGTTGAAGAATTGTTACCATTTATAGTTGTTATTACTAAATAAATAATGCTTAGGATGACTAAAGTAAAAGCTCTTCATTTATAGCAAATGAAGAGCTTTTACTAACGAAATTTTTGAGATGAAATCATAAAATGTTATTTATGATTTTTAACATATTCAATTGCAGCTTCAATATCAATCAATCCATTTCCATATTCTATTTTATCTCCTAGTGGAACTGCAGTTTGAATTAAAATGTTTTTAATTTCATGATTAGAAAGTTTAGAGTCATATTCTTTTAATAATGCAGCGCTTCCTGCTACGAAAGAAGCTGCAATAGAAGTTCCATCAATATATGCATATTTATTATTTAATGAGGTTGTGAGAATATCCTTTCCTGGAGCCATTAAATCAATTTTGCTTCCTATACTTGATTGAGACCATCTTCTGTTGTCTTTTTTGACTGCGCCAACACTTAATACTTCTTTATATTTTGCTGGATAAGCAATATAATTTCCCTTTCCTTGATAACCTAAATTGCCGATTGCAGAAATTAAAAGAGTACCATTCTGATCGGCTTTTTTAATCCATTTTTCAAGTTCACTATTGGGTTTCAGACTTCCCAAACTCATTAATACGATATCGATTTTATGATCAATCGACCATTTTAATCCTGTAATCACATGTTCGAAATCTCCACTTTTGTTATCATTCAAAACCTTGATTGAATATATATCAGCTTGTGGGGCTATGCCTGTAATTCCTACATTATTTTTTTGAGAATTAATAATTCCACCTAGTTGGGTACCATGTCCGTTATTATCTTTAGAACTCGATTCTTTAGTGAAATTTATACTTTTTTTAATATCTAAATCTCGATGATCATAATCTATTCCAGTATCAAGTATGGCAATTGAAATTCCTTTACCTTCAAGTTTGAATTTATTTTTAGTTTCGTTAACTTTAAGTGCATTGATGCCCCATTGATTTTTTTCTATGATTTTATTTTTACTTTTTTTATTATCTTCTAACCAAAAAAAGAATCCAATAACTAAAAGTAAAGCAAGTAAGGTAACTATGATTTTTTTCATTGTCTAGTATCATCCTTAATAATATTTAAAAAATCACTTATAAGCTCATAACACAAGCTCATAAGTGATTTTTTTATTTATTCAAAACATGCGCTATAAACAGATCCGACGTTAAAAATCTCGATTACTGCAGCGACAGTATCAGGTCCAGATTTTTTAGCAGCAGCTTTTACAGCAATTTTGATTGCAGCTGATTTAGTAGCTTTAAACTTACGAGCTGAATTATATGATTTAATCAACGTTTTAGTAAACGTTGTAGCTCCACCTGCAGTTTTGATGATGGATTTTAATTTTGTGATTTTTGCAATAGGGAATACATTTGTAGCGATTGCTAAGCCGATAGCAGAAGCACAACCGACGACTCCAAATGCTACAACATCACCTTCTTCTTTAACGACAACCCCATCAGAGACGTTATCTTGTAAATAATCTACTACTGCTTCGTCTCCTTCGTTGATAACATCCTCTGGAAGAGTCTCTACAGCAGCGAATACTTCTTCAAGGTCTTTTGCTTGCTCCTCTGAAATATATGTATCATTTTCAAGACCTGCTTCTTCAAGAGCAACTTGATCTGAATCAGCTGCAGATACACTTCCAACTGCAGAGAAGATTAGAACTCCCGAAAGAATAGAGCTCATTAATTTTTTGTAGAAAGACATAGAAAAAACCCCCACTTTTATTTTAAAATTTCCAACAAAGTAAATAATAAACAAATATCAAAAGAAAGTAAATAGAAAATTCCTTTTATCTGTAAATAATTTGTTGTTTTAAAATAAGCATGGAAGTTATTGTGAAAACATTAATTGTATGATTTTGCTTTAAAGAATTCGATGATTGGCAGAATAACTAAAGCTAAAGCGAAAATTATTATAAGATCAATATTTGGTTCTCCGTCCTTGAATTTATCAAAACAAATAAATAGAAAAATTAAAATTGTTAAAATTTTATAGCTAATCGACGAACTTTCCAATGTCACCTTTTTTCCTAATTCATCGTTTGGAATAAGCTTTTCATCTTTCCCTGATTGCGACCAAGTAAAATATGAGAAAAACATAATCAACAACAAGGCAAGCTGTACAATGGAGAAGAAGTTTATATAATTCTCGATTACCATGCTTGTAATTACTCCACCTGTTAATACGATAAAAGAAATTAAAAATACGATAGTTTTATTTTTTTTATTCATGACTATTCTCCTGTCCAAAAAGAAATAAGATATCAATGCGTGTTTCTAGCACCTCAGAAATTTTAAAAGCTAATTGTAGTGTAGGATCATACTTATTATTTTCAATTGCATTTATGGTTTGCCGACTAACATTACA encodes:
- a CDS encoding helix-turn-helix transcriptional regulator; protein product: MNNIIKSKRKELGISQNELAQSCNVSRQTINAIENNKYDPTLQLAFKISEVLETRIDILFLFGQENSHE
- a CDS encoding S8 family peptidase — translated: MKKIIVTLLALLLVIGFFFWLEDNKKSKNKIIEKNQWGINALKVNETKNKFKLEGKGISIAILDTGIDYDHRDLDIKKSINFTKESSSKDNNGHGTQLGGIINSQKNNVGITGIAPQADIYSIKVLNDNKSGDFEHVITGLKWSIDHKIDIVLMSLGSLKPNSELEKWIKKADQNGTLLISAIGNLGYQGKGNYIAYPAKYKEVLSVGAVKKDNRRWSQSSIGSKIDLMAPGKDILTTSLNNKYAYIDGTSIAASFVAGSAALLKEYDSKLSNHEIKNILIQTAVPLGDKIEYGNGLIDIEAAIEYVKNHK